From the genome of Paraburkholderia flava, one region includes:
- a CDS encoding DUF2957 domain-containing protein, which produces MARIVRDGFAVANLVGIAAAAVLMVACSGGNPGSPGPVDVSQCSGSTCAPSGPPTSPPSTLKLCPDALDYSTTFTGGSGSGEYIKAKFNSATKQYQMTFVESEVPTRAGQINATRQGLTITGSYTTPDAYKPTATSTDGGTTAPLALPSAEQNRCAIVLKDGQTADGSYKIPINLQDPPLLFVGQGIIGGSSPGAEIQFNGVPLGAGIFIGVVPDRVFDSFPFIGFSETVTDFSQVAGKYNELGFRMTPEGTTFQTIPNETPAQQITGLIGWQPDAIQASETLNADGSCTADTSKYSCMSTGAPWVVRTNADGSADNVFMSAIPSNASTYPAVGVGTLQVAFAGNTAHGVMIVGKVAGTLVPVIVRVGAGHSDPNGNLLASILDDQIGISLLAPATTIAPTVLTGGYIGANSASACGLVEYAGQSAQATNVTNPDGSFSVIYPSAGACIDGSASFNAAVNSTATLFQNPNGSLLTPFTATVTSGFTLDYTQTQPGLVNVTATKDLLSGTTPIFQAGDTGVLVKVGQVYGLLMNGVNQQFTTNSPSNTSKVNPFLTIGAFVQ; this is translated from the coding sequence ATGGCGCGCATCGTGCGCGACGGTTTTGCCGTCGCAAACCTGGTTGGCATAGCGGCCGCAGCGGTACTGATGGTTGCCTGTAGCGGCGGTAATCCGGGGTCGCCCGGCCCGGTCGACGTATCGCAATGCTCGGGCAGCACCTGCGCACCGTCCGGTCCGCCGACGTCGCCGCCCTCGACGCTCAAACTCTGCCCCGACGCACTCGACTACTCGACGACCTTCACCGGCGGCTCGGGCAGCGGCGAATACATCAAGGCCAAATTCAATTCGGCGACGAAGCAGTATCAGATGACGTTCGTCGAATCGGAGGTGCCGACGAGGGCGGGGCAGATCAATGCGACGCGCCAGGGTCTTACGATCACGGGTTCGTACACGACGCCCGACGCATACAAGCCCACGGCCACCAGTACCGACGGCGGGACAACGGCGCCGCTCGCGCTGCCGAGCGCCGAACAGAATCGCTGCGCAATCGTACTGAAGGATGGCCAGACTGCTGACGGCAGCTACAAGATCCCCATCAATCTCCAGGATCCGCCGCTGCTGTTCGTCGGCCAGGGGATCATCGGCGGCTCGAGTCCGGGCGCGGAGATCCAGTTCAATGGCGTACCACTCGGAGCGGGTATCTTTATTGGTGTTGTACCGGACCGCGTGTTCGACTCGTTCCCGTTCATCGGTTTCAGCGAGACGGTGACCGACTTCTCGCAGGTCGCAGGCAAGTACAACGAGCTTGGTTTCCGGATGACGCCGGAAGGCACGACGTTCCAGACCATCCCCAACGAGACCCCCGCGCAGCAGATAACTGGCCTTATCGGCTGGCAGCCGGACGCGATCCAGGCTTCTGAGACGCTGAATGCGGACGGCTCGTGCACGGCCGATACGTCCAAATATTCGTGTATGTCGACCGGTGCGCCGTGGGTAGTGCGGACCAACGCGGACGGTTCCGCCGACAACGTGTTCATGAGCGCGATTCCATCGAACGCGTCGACGTATCCGGCGGTTGGGGTCGGCACTCTGCAGGTTGCGTTTGCTGGCAACACCGCGCACGGCGTGATGATCGTCGGCAAGGTGGCCGGGACGCTGGTGCCAGTGATCGTGCGCGTCGGTGCGGGCCATTCGGATCCGAACGGCAATCTGCTCGCGTCGATCCTCGACGACCAGATCGGCATCTCGCTGCTCGCGCCGGCCACGACGATCGCACCGACTGTGCTGACGGGCGGCTACATTGGTGCGAACAGCGCGTCGGCATGCGGACTCGTCGAATACGCTGGACAGTCGGCGCAGGCGACGAACGTGACGAACCCGGATGGCTCGTTCTCGGTTATCTACCCGTCGGCAGGTGCGTGCATCGACGGCAGCGCATCGTTCAACGCAGCCGTGAACTCGACCGCGACGCTGTTCCAGAACCCGAACGGTTCGCTGCTGACACCGTTCACCGCGACCGTGACGTCCGGCTTCACGCTCGACTACACGCAGACACAGCCCGGCCTCGTCAACGTCACGGCGACAAAGGATCTGCTGAGCGGCACGACGCCGATCTTCCAGGCAGGCGACACGGGTGTGCTCGTCAAGGTGGGTCAGGTGTACGGTCTGTTGATGAACGGCGTGAACCAGCAGTTCACGACGAACAGCCCGTCGAATACGAGCAAAGTGAATCCGTTCCTGACGATCGGCGCATTCGTGCAGTAG
- a CDS encoding PIG-L deacetylase family protein, whose amino-acid sequence MSETSPRLLVVSPHFDDAVFGCGALLAAHPDAAVCTVFAAPPERDMCTEWDTKAGFTGAHAAVHARTIEDDQALSVLDAIPLRMPFRDGQYNDSPSIDTLATALEEVIYGSTANTLLMPLGLFHADHILVYRACCEILPRLAHLSWFAYEDALYRRTAGIVQERLVDMTRRGIVATPAQPDELNTLDPQRRVLLKREAIDAYGSQLQAFGPGGYDDVFDDERYWQLKVSRPSARRRTI is encoded by the coding sequence ATGAGTGAAACCAGCCCACGCCTGCTTGTCGTCTCCCCGCATTTCGACGATGCGGTGTTCGGTTGCGGCGCATTGCTCGCCGCGCATCCGGATGCCGCAGTGTGCACGGTATTCGCCGCGCCGCCCGAGCGCGACATGTGCACCGAATGGGATACGAAAGCAGGATTTACCGGCGCCCATGCGGCGGTCCACGCACGCACGATCGAGGACGACCAGGCGCTGTCCGTACTCGATGCGATTCCGCTGCGCATGCCGTTCCGCGACGGTCAGTACAACGACTCTCCTTCGATCGACACGCTCGCGACCGCGCTCGAGGAAGTGATCTACGGCTCGACCGCGAACACGCTGCTGATGCCGCTCGGCCTGTTTCACGCCGACCACATCCTGGTCTATCGCGCGTGCTGCGAAATCCTGCCGAGGCTCGCGCATCTGTCGTGGTTCGCGTACGAAGACGCGCTGTATCGCCGGACGGCCGGTATCGTGCAGGAACGGCTCGTCGATATGACGCGGCGCGGCATCGTCGCCACGCCCGCGCAACCGGATGAACTGAACACGCTCGATCCGCAGCGTCGCGTGCTGCTCAAGCGCGAAGCCATCGATGCGTACGGGAGCCAGTTGCAGGCGTTCGGCCCTGGCGGCTACGACGATGTGTTCGACGACGAACGCTACTGGCAGCTGAAGGTGTCACGACCGTCAGCGCGACGCAGGACGATCTGA